From the genome of Silurus meridionalis isolate SWU-2019-XX chromosome 12, ASM1480568v1, whole genome shotgun sequence, one region includes:
- the itgae.1 gene encoding collagen alpha-5(VI) chain → MHATDKFEKGLSPVASVASRLTEDKEQLLVCNQVRTKNSSTEYLNGKCAHKYDEQKISQIYPDKLVLQLLEENTSIINNNNNNNNNNNNNNNNNNKYPDAGTEIAFVLDGSSSINPIDFEMAKYFIINVMKNVWTTCFSCKFAIVQFGREIRTELSLTENNDTLSALDKVMNIKQVHAITKTASAIYHVLTEVFVPQMGSKENAKKCIILLSDGIMTGDNRTLNDVLNMTQMDGIVRYAIGVGTDVLGEINAKNEMIQIAGSKDQFFNVSNYGALEKIISSLEKRIIGIEATKTEIVFLLDGSGSIMQEDFERAKDFIMNVMTQCWAICLNCRFAVVQYGREIRTELFLNENNDYRIALDKVKNIKKLLKNSRTASSLFNVLKEMFVSQNGSKENAKKIIILLSDGQMAVDTRTLTEVLKMPQMEEIICYVIGVGQDILGNTQAIQEKSERRDQFIKISNYADLENILSSLVKKRSEVEEEEESRRVIHFTEGKEMLQFCLP, encoded by the exons aTAAATTCGAGAAAGGCCTGAGTCCAGTTGCATCTGTAGCATCCAGACTGACTGAAGATAAGGAGCAGCTTCTG GTTTGTAACCAAGTTCGAACAAAGAACTCATCAACAGAGtatttaaatggaaaatgtgCTCACAAGTATGATGAACAGAAGATAAGTCAAATCTATCCTGATAAGTTGG TTTTACAGCTACTGGAAGAAAATACCAgcatcatcaacaacaacaacaacaacaacaacaacaacaacaacaacaacaacaacaacaacaaatatccAG ATGCAGGGACGGAGATCGCATTTGTGTTGGACGGCTCTAGTAGCATTAATCCAATAGATTTTGAAATGGccaaatactttattattaatgtaatgaAAAATGTTTGGACAACATGTTTCAGT TGCAAATTTGCAATAGTACAGTTTGGGAGAGAAATAAGGACTGAACTCTCTCTGACAGAAAATAATGACACTCTCAGTGCCTTGGATAAGGTGATGAACATAAAACAGGTTCATGCAATCACCAAGACTGCTTCAGCCATCTATCATGTTCT CACAGAGGTTTTTGTTCCTCAAATGGGATCAAAAGAGAACgccaaaaaatgtattattctaCTATCTGATGGAATAATGACAGGAGATAATAGAACCCTCAATGATGTTTTGAACATGACACAGATGGATGGGATTGTTCGCTATGCAATAGGG GTAGGGACAGATGTTCTGggtgaaataaatgcaaaaaatgagATGATACAAATTGCTGGCAGCAAAGACCAATTTTTCAATGTTTCGAATTATGGCGCATtggaaaaaataatttcttcttTGGAAAAAAGAATTATTGGGATTGAAG CTACAAAAACGGAGATTGTGTTTTTGCTGGACGGCTCTGGTAGCATTATGCAGGAAGATTTTGAAAGGGCCAAAGACTTCATTATGAATGTAATGACACAATGTTGGgcaatatgtttaaat TGCAGATTTGCAGTAGTGCAGTATGGAAGAGAAATAAGAACAGAACTCTTTCTGAATGAAAATAACGACTATCGTATAGCACTGGATAAggtgaaaaacattaaaaaacttttaaaaaattccAGGACTGCTTCATCGCTCTTTAATGTTCT aaaagaaatgtttgtttcTCAAAATGGATCAAAGGAGAAtgccaaaaaaattattattctaCTGTCTGATGGACAAATGGCAGTAGATACTAGAACACTCACAGAGGTTTTGAAAATGCCACAGATGGAGGAGATTATTTGCTATGTCATAGGG gTGGGGCAGGACATCCTGGGTAACACACAGGCAATACAAGAGAAATCTGAAAGGAGAGaccaatttattaaaatttccAATTATGCAGATTTAGAAAACATTCTTTCTTCTTTAGTAAAAAAGAGAAGTGAAGTTGAAG aagaagaagaatcaagAAGAGTCATTCACTTTACTGaag GAAAGGAAATGCTGCAATTCTGCCTTCCCTAG